The following coding sequences lie in one Polyangiaceae bacterium genomic window:
- a CDS encoding SseB family protein, with protein MNEHGGNGGSDPSDLTVAVRTARRGFRRDVELLVKLLDRGRVFIPLAKSIAGVTAGEEVEATESMEIAPHMLVDDEGNVYATLFTRTELLEPFAEELEWTTDDGPLEFAAIPARAALEMAVGVVDEESVVALVINPMHESELMLRRDELQNIAAGKAIPLVGYVSDLPEQDFEETLVAERDMPKALSDAVAGCLADMVGVLGYELSFTFNAERDVEPHPTLKVRTVRPAEELSQLAQHIVESVKDHVPDPGYIDVLFEQSDEE; from the coding sequence ATGAACGAGCACGGCGGAAATGGTGGTTCGGACCCCAGCGACCTGACGGTGGCAGTGCGTACCGCGCGGCGCGGCTTTCGCCGCGACGTGGAACTGTTGGTCAAGCTGCTGGATCGCGGCCGGGTGTTCATCCCCTTGGCAAAGTCGATCGCAGGCGTCACCGCAGGGGAAGAAGTGGAAGCCACCGAGAGCATGGAGATCGCCCCGCACATGCTGGTGGACGACGAAGGCAACGTGTACGCGACCCTGTTCACGCGCACGGAGCTATTGGAGCCCTTCGCCGAAGAGCTGGAGTGGACGACGGACGACGGCCCCTTGGAGTTCGCTGCCATTCCCGCACGCGCTGCCCTGGAGATGGCCGTGGGGGTGGTGGACGAAGAAAGCGTCGTGGCGTTGGTGATCAACCCGATGCACGAGTCGGAGCTCATGCTCCGGCGCGACGAACTGCAGAACATCGCCGCCGGCAAAGCCATCCCGCTGGTGGGCTACGTCAGCGACCTGCCTGAACAAGACTTCGAAGAGACCTTGGTGGCGGAGCGCGACATGCCCAAGGCCTTGTCGGATGCCGTCGCGGGCTGCTTGGCGGACATGGTGGGAGTGCTGGGCTACGAGCTGTCCTTCACCTTCAACGCCGAGCGCGACGTCGAGCCCCATCCGACGCTGAAAGTACGCACCGTGCGGCCCGCGGAGGAGCTGAGCCAGCTCGCTCAGCATATCGTGGAGAGCGTGAAGGACCACGTCCCCGACCCCGGCTACATCGACGTGCTGTTCGAGCAATCCGACGAGGAATGA
- a CDS encoding lysophospholipid acyltransferase family protein, with translation MTHPDLLRAGEGKLSPMETAQIRWIRSTFEPGAKDRAIRVCQRRIGSTWIHHFTKHLRHVHGLERLPTLEHGKSYILVSNHRSFFDLYVITGDMVRRGLKHRIVFPVRSEFFYDRALGFFVNGVMSFFAMYPPVFRDRKRAALNLAGLDELAWLMQRGGVLVGLHPEGTRKRDDDPYTFLPAQSGVGRLIHKSGATVIPVFINGLINDLPRQVWSNFDGTGNDIHVVFGEPVDFGELQSKPGSPRTYKAMAERCMEVIGQLGQEEKRHRAGGGSGF, from the coding sequence ATGACGCACCCGGATTTGCTGCGAGCGGGCGAGGGCAAGCTCAGCCCGATGGAAACCGCGCAGATTCGCTGGATCCGCAGCACCTTCGAGCCGGGAGCCAAGGACCGCGCCATTCGAGTCTGCCAGCGGCGCATCGGGTCCACTTGGATACATCACTTCACCAAGCACCTGCGCCATGTGCACGGCTTGGAGCGCCTGCCCACTCTGGAGCACGGCAAGAGCTACATCCTGGTCTCGAACCATCGCAGCTTCTTCGACCTCTACGTGATCACTGGAGACATGGTGCGCCGCGGGCTGAAGCACCGCATCGTCTTTCCCGTTCGCTCCGAGTTCTTCTACGACCGCGCTCTGGGCTTCTTCGTCAACGGAGTGATGAGCTTCTTTGCGATGTATCCACCGGTCTTCCGCGATCGCAAGCGCGCGGCCCTCAACCTGGCCGGGCTGGACGAGCTGGCTTGGCTGATGCAGCGCGGGGGAGTCTTGGTGGGGTTGCATCCCGAGGGCACTCGCAAACGCGACGATGACCCCTACACCTTTCTGCCGGCGCAGAGCGGCGTGGGCCGGTTGATCCACAAGAGCGGCGCGACGGTCATTCCGGTGTTCATCAACGGGCTGATCAACGACCTGCCGCGTCAGGTGTGGAGCAACTTCGACGGCACGGGCAACGACATCCACGTCGTCTTTGGAGAGCCCGTGGACTTCGGCGAACTGCAGAGCAAGCCCGGTAGCCCCCGCACCTACAAAGCAATGGCCGAACGCTGCATGGAGGTCATCGGGCAGCTCGGCCAGGAAGAAAAAAGGCACCGCGCAGGTGGGGGCAGCGGATTTTAG
- a CDS encoding TIGR02266 family protein, which translates to MAVAAEPEVVQPSHWPEARIKRLSSRAPEANRRVNARYAVEMDVSFESEHNFYAGFIENMSVGGIFMATHMLKPVGEIMDVTLNLPGLAEPVRARGEVRWVREYNERSNVPPGLGLRFVEISPQDMAAIQEFLSHREPMFYDDE; encoded by the coding sequence ATGGCAGTAGCAGCGGAACCCGAAGTCGTCCAACCCAGCCATTGGCCCGAGGCACGCATCAAGCGCCTCTCGAGTCGGGCACCCGAGGCCAACCGGCGTGTGAACGCTCGCTACGCCGTGGAGATGGACGTCAGCTTCGAAAGCGAACACAACTTCTACGCCGGCTTCATCGAGAACATGAGCGTCGGTGGCATCTTCATGGCCACGCACATGCTCAAGCCGGTGGGCGAGATCATGGACGTCACCCTCAACCTGCCGGGGCTCGCCGAACCCGTTCGTGCCCGCGGCGAGGTGCGCTGGGTGCGCGAGTACAACGAACGCAGCAACGTCCCGCCCGGACTAGGCCTTCGTTTCGTGGAGATCTCGCCGCAAGACATGGCGGCGATCCAGGAGTTCCTCTCCCATCGCGAGCCGATGTTCTACGACGACGAGTGA
- a CDS encoding matrixin family metalloprotease: protein MSRRGLFPLAMFAALGIAPAAVAAPRWHSQQVHVVVDGSMELKKLGGTSAALQAALAWANASPSCPDLVLTTGEAGDIGYFPGKDNESSIRFAPDGAEQAKGALAVTVTTYTKSTGSILDADIIVNGKYRFRKLVGEQEQKEDSPVAYDLQNTLTHEMGHLMGLGEDYEHTYATMYAYTEPGEVKKRILSAEDLSALQTLYENGEASDASGGGCGVSAAGAPASLPTWSAGLLLLGLGLTRRRRPRRASAAVALGVAAVSVALPSVADSARLDADLVFDADLRVASIDASFEDGIIVSELSLSSLRCSGDCARVPERVVVYGGEVGELVQIVGHEATPRAGQAVRLTLERGSLERFALTPLRGKQARSRTWQ, encoded by the coding sequence GTGAGTCGGCGCGGTCTGTTCCCTCTGGCGATGTTTGCCGCTCTGGGTATCGCCCCAGCAGCAGTGGCAGCACCGCGCTGGCACTCGCAACAGGTTCACGTGGTGGTGGACGGGTCCATGGAGCTCAAGAAGCTGGGCGGCACCTCCGCAGCTCTGCAAGCCGCCTTGGCTTGGGCCAATGCATCACCGTCTTGTCCTGACCTGGTGTTGACCACTGGGGAAGCGGGCGACATCGGCTACTTCCCGGGCAAGGACAACGAATCATCGATCCGCTTCGCCCCAGACGGCGCGGAGCAGGCCAAAGGTGCGTTGGCGGTGACGGTGACCACCTACACCAAGAGCACCGGATCCATTCTCGACGCGGACATCATCGTCAACGGCAAGTACCGCTTTCGAAAGCTAGTGGGTGAGCAAGAGCAGAAAGAGGATTCACCGGTCGCCTACGATCTGCAGAACACCCTCACTCACGAGATGGGCCATCTGATGGGCCTTGGCGAGGACTACGAGCACACGTATGCGACGATGTATGCATACACCGAGCCTGGTGAGGTGAAGAAGCGCATCTTGAGCGCGGAAGACCTCAGCGCGCTGCAAACGCTCTACGAGAACGGCGAAGCGAGCGATGCTTCCGGGGGCGGATGTGGCGTCAGTGCCGCGGGCGCTCCCGCTTCCCTACCCACTTGGAGCGCGGGCCTGCTGCTGCTCGGCCTGGGGCTGACCCGTCGCCGCCGCCCTCGTCGTGCGAGCGCTGCCGTCGCTTTGGGCGTGGCTGCCGTGTCCGTCGCGCTGCCGAGTGTTGCGGATTCCGCACGCCTGGATGCAGATCTGGTCTTCGACGCAGATCTCCGCGTCGCCAGCATCGACGCGAGCTTCGAGGATGGCATCATCGTCTCGGAACTATCGCTGTCTTCGCTGCGCTGCTCCGGTGACTGCGCCCGCGTGCCCGAGCGCGTGGTCGTATACGGAGGCGAAGTTGGCGAGCTCGTACAGATTGTCGGTCACGAGGCGACCCCGCGCGCGGGACAGGCCGTGCGCCTGACCCTGGAGAGAGGGTCCCTAGAACGATTCGCGTTGACGCCCCTTCGGGGCAAGCAAGCAAGGAGCAGGACATGGCAGTAG
- a CDS encoding PQQ-binding-like beta-propeller repeat protein yields MYRSSHKKNRAVLVVTFNGRIAGVDRHDGRILWEYTLGHGLIEVVVDGDRCYAATMSRLHCLAYPGGTHLGSAALPGGYPRRPTMLIDGDQIFVATNGELACFSRDLQLRWFNPFPGRGLGSMALALPDNARQADDPGSD; encoded by the coding sequence ATGTACCGCTCCTCCCACAAGAAGAACCGCGCCGTGTTGGTGGTCACCTTCAACGGCCGCATCGCGGGCGTCGATCGCCACGATGGACGGATTCTATGGGAGTACACGCTGGGGCACGGCCTAATCGAAGTCGTCGTCGACGGCGATCGCTGCTACGCAGCCACGATGAGCCGGCTGCACTGCCTAGCCTACCCCGGCGGCACGCATCTCGGCTCCGCAGCTCTGCCTGGAGGCTACCCACGCCGGCCCACGATGCTGATCGACGGGGACCAGATCTTCGTCGCTACCAACGGCGAGCTTGCCTGCTTCAGTCGCGATCTGCAGCTGCGCTGGTTCAACCCGTTCCCGGGCCGAGGCCTGGGTAGCATGGCGTTGGCCCTCCCCGACAACGCGCGGCAAGCGGACGATCCAGGGTCCGACTGA
- a CDS encoding peroxiredoxin — protein MTIQVGDKLPNATLQETTEFGEACPLAPKPVSVSEAAAGKKIVIFGLPGAYTPTCSAQHVPGYVKHLDALKAKGIDEVWCVSVNDAFVMAAWGKDLGAIGKVRMLGDGSAEFTKKVGLEVDLTAGGLGIRSQRYSMLVEDGVVKQVNVEKPRAFEVSGAEPMLASL, from the coding sequence ATGACGATTCAAGTTGGCGACAAGCTTCCGAACGCAACCCTTCAAGAGACCACGGAGTTCGGTGAGGCCTGCCCACTCGCCCCCAAGCCGGTCAGTGTGAGTGAGGCAGCTGCCGGAAAGAAGATCGTGATCTTCGGATTGCCAGGTGCCTATACCCCCACGTGTTCTGCGCAACACGTCCCGGGATACGTGAAGCACCTGGACGCACTGAAGGCCAAGGGCATCGACGAGGTGTGGTGCGTGTCGGTGAACGACGCATTCGTCATGGCCGCCTGGGGCAAGGATCTCGGCGCGATCGGCAAGGTGCGCATGCTGGGGGACGGCAGCGCGGAGTTCACCAAAAAGGTCGGCCTCGAGGTCGACTTGACCGCGGGCGGGCTGGGTATCCGCTCCCAGCGCTACTCGATGCTCGTCGAGGACGGCGTCGTCAAGCAGGTCAACGTCGAAAAGCCGAGGGCCTTCGAGGTCAGCGGCGCCGAACCGATGCTCGCTAGCCTGTGA
- a CDS encoding NADH-quinone oxidoreductase subunit H, whose product MRRLWLLLVLLLGLLGCGERASGPSLLRLVDLSPGRAEVGDRIEIGGEGLPEGRKATLTFRGDLFRPGMAPERGVKIVVGANSTSSTRVGFMLTDAIETEFCGQGDAALHTTFRGDVVAAFAPRKAGAPPVAGSLADVVLDLPGPTVTPAVRDARAAEGVRVAQALGMTLEPGPRGLAIKELVPGGRADAAGLLAEDVLVEYDGLNLLEPADLAVAAGAVWGNVKLERANQPEAIERRVDVTAVRRGMPRDLAVPGMLVAAATLLLLLLAFPGTRLVSWLSRLTAERVRQGARGPGLPLERLKNAASQGSREPTAGRVLSYFVIALTSAGSASLAFGQPLIQRELDLGVVVVAYMLVCSLGGLVTGGFTPRGWSLFKGLRGALRAAWLRVPVALAALMAVLVGGNMRLGDLVAAQEAVPWGWAGFTNPVLLVAFVLMLATATVRDDRDASELTNRSGPSSRLTMVVDAFHMMVIAHLAAILFLGGWKLSSDLGSLSQVLGAFLVQLKAWGVAALVMVVRLAVPRLTSRVAAGPWTRWVVPASVLTCCLAGLWGTRAMTLSALSPLLGVAMFAATVVLVAVFLYRTRKLSRGSAPMHVNPWL is encoded by the coding sequence GTGCGCCGACTGTGGTTGTTGCTCGTCCTGCTTCTCGGCCTGCTCGGCTGTGGTGAGCGGGCCAGCGGGCCGTCGTTGTTGCGCCTAGTGGATCTGAGTCCAGGCCGCGCGGAGGTGGGTGACCGTATCGAGATTGGTGGCGAAGGCTTGCCCGAAGGACGGAAGGCGACGCTGACCTTCCGTGGCGACCTTTTCCGACCTGGCATGGCGCCGGAGCGCGGCGTGAAGATCGTCGTTGGCGCCAACAGTACCAGCAGCACGCGCGTCGGGTTCATGCTCACGGATGCGATCGAAACCGAGTTCTGTGGGCAAGGCGATGCCGCGTTGCACACCACGTTTCGTGGTGACGTCGTCGCTGCCTTTGCACCCCGCAAAGCGGGTGCGCCGCCCGTCGCAGGCTCGCTTGCAGACGTCGTCCTCGACCTGCCCGGCCCGACCGTGACTCCCGCCGTGCGCGACGCGCGCGCTGCGGAAGGAGTGCGCGTGGCGCAAGCGCTAGGGATGACCTTGGAACCCGGACCGCGTGGCCTCGCGATCAAGGAGCTGGTGCCAGGCGGACGCGCGGACGCGGCGGGGCTTCTCGCAGAGGACGTGCTGGTCGAGTACGACGGACTGAACCTGCTCGAGCCCGCGGACCTTGCCGTTGCCGCCGGTGCCGTGTGGGGCAACGTGAAGCTCGAACGCGCGAACCAACCGGAAGCAATCGAGCGCCGAGTGGACGTAACCGCGGTGCGTCGGGGCATGCCGCGAGATCTCGCGGTGCCCGGGATGTTGGTGGCAGCGGCCACCTTGCTGCTGTTGCTTCTGGCCTTCCCGGGAACACGATTGGTGTCCTGGCTCAGTCGGTTGACTGCGGAGCGAGTGCGCCAAGGTGCTCGCGGTCCTGGATTGCCCTTGGAGCGCCTGAAGAACGCTGCCAGTCAGGGGAGCCGCGAACCGACGGCGGGTCGTGTCTTGAGCTACTTCGTGATCGCGCTCACGAGCGCAGGCAGTGCCAGTTTGGCCTTCGGCCAGCCCTTGATTCAACGCGAGCTCGACCTCGGGGTCGTTGTCGTGGCCTACATGCTGGTCTGCAGTCTCGGTGGTCTGGTCACTGGTGGTTTCACTCCTCGCGGATGGTCGCTGTTCAAAGGTCTGCGCGGGGCGCTCCGCGCAGCTTGGCTGAGAGTGCCTGTCGCCTTGGCCGCACTGATGGCCGTATTGGTCGGCGGCAACATGCGCCTCGGCGACCTCGTGGCGGCCCAAGAAGCGGTGCCCTGGGGATGGGCGGGATTCACCAATCCGGTGCTGCTCGTCGCCTTCGTGTTGATGCTGGCGACTGCAACGGTGCGCGACGACCGCGATGCGTCGGAACTGACGAACCGCAGCGGACCCAGTTCGCGACTGACGATGGTGGTCGATGCTTTTCACATGATGGTGATTGCTCACTTGGCCGCCATCCTGTTCCTAGGTGGCTGGAAGCTCAGTTCCGACCTAGGCTCGCTGAGTCAGGTGCTGGGTGCCTTCTTGGTCCAACTGAAGGCGTGGGGCGTGGCGGCGCTGGTCATGGTGGTGCGCCTGGCGGTGCCTCGCCTCACGAGTCGCGTAGCGGCGGGGCCATGGACGCGCTGGGTGGTACCAGCTTCCGTGCTGACCTGCTGCTTGGCCGGACTCTGGGGCACCCGAGCCATGACGCTGTCCGCGCTCTCTCCGCTGCTCGGAGTCGCCATGTTCGCGGCGACCGTCGTTTTGGTCGCGGTATTCCTCTACCGCACGCGCAAGCTCAGTCGCGGCTCTGCGCCGATGCACGTCAATCCGTGGCTCTAG
- a CDS encoding heme ABC transporter ATP-binding protein yields the protein MALDSKRSDSTPALEVSAVCAAYDGKRVLQDVDLRLHAGELVAVLGANGAGKSTLVRVLAGTLRPERGSVRLQGDALTALARPAVARRVAVVPQESEVAFGFSVRQVVAMGRAPHQRGLLLASASDDRIVDEVLERCDLTGLSARRVSELSGGERRRVTIARALAQEAPILLLDEPAAHLDVKHALDLFDLVRGQIRERNVACLAVMHDLSHAARFADRVVLLSGGSVVAQGSVEEAMREEVLRRVFGVSIAVGRDPASGARYFLPGSGGA from the coding sequence GTGGCACTCGACTCGAAGCGAAGCGATTCGACGCCGGCATTGGAGGTGAGCGCGGTCTGCGCCGCCTATGACGGCAAGCGTGTATTGCAGGACGTGGATCTGCGGCTCCATGCCGGCGAGCTCGTCGCGGTCCTGGGTGCCAATGGTGCAGGCAAGTCGACCCTGGTCCGAGTCCTCGCGGGGACCCTGAGACCCGAGAGGGGAAGCGTTCGCTTGCAGGGTGACGCGCTGACGGCACTAGCACGCCCCGCGGTCGCGCGACGCGTGGCGGTGGTTCCCCAAGAAAGCGAGGTGGCCTTCGGCTTTTCGGTGCGACAAGTCGTGGCCATGGGGCGCGCGCCGCATCAACGCGGGCTGCTGTTGGCGAGCGCCTCCGACGACCGCATCGTGGACGAAGTGCTGGAACGTTGCGATTTGACCGGGCTCTCGGCGCGGCGCGTCAGCGAGCTGTCCGGGGGTGAGCGGCGGAGGGTGACGATCGCGCGGGCGCTGGCGCAAGAGGCGCCCATTCTGCTGCTGGACGAACCCGCCGCCCACCTGGACGTCAAACACGCCCTCGACCTGTTCGACCTCGTGCGCGGTCAGATTCGCGAGCGAAACGTCGCTTGCCTGGCCGTGATGCACGACCTTTCCCACGCCGCTCGTTTTGCGGACCGGGTCGTGCTGCTTTCCGGAGGCAGCGTGGTGGCGCAGGGGAGCGTGGAGGAAGCGATGCGCGAGGAGGTGCTGCGGCGAGTCTTCGGCGTGTCCATCGCGGTGGGTCGCGATCCGGCCAGCGGAGCGCGATATTTCTTGCCCGGCTCCGGCGGCGCCTGA
- a CDS encoding SMI1/KNR4 family protein: protein MDVAELLNQIRQAQVEILQTMPYRDFGLDGHKGASDTAVRVAEQRLGRALPPSYREFLRICDGWPRFYDGATLLGTASLGRRMYDDLARAAFEAAETPEPDLGPPSRFKPKVLIPFGIDMQATTLFVFNPAAVSESGEYEVIAWMNEIGVRRSSFASFLEMVLELCHAELESAVQASYAF from the coding sequence ATGGACGTCGCCGAGCTACTGAATCAGATCCGTCAAGCGCAAGTCGAGATCCTCCAAACCATGCCGTACCGCGACTTCGGTCTCGACGGACACAAGGGAGCATCGGACACCGCGGTGCGTGTGGCCGAGCAGCGCCTGGGGCGCGCGCTGCCGCCGAGCTACCGCGAGTTTCTCCGCATCTGCGACGGCTGGCCGCGCTTCTACGATGGCGCGACCCTGCTCGGCACCGCCAGCTTGGGCCGCCGAATGTACGACGACTTGGCGCGCGCTGCCTTCGAAGCGGCGGAGACGCCGGAGCCAGACCTGGGTCCGCCCTCGCGCTTCAAGCCCAAAGTGCTGATTCCCTTCGGCATCGACATGCAAGCGACAACGCTCTTCGTGTTCAATCCTGCCGCCGTGAGCGAGAGTGGTGAATACGAGGTCATCGCGTGGATGAACGAGATCGGTGTGCGTCGCAGCTCCTTCGCTAGCTTTCTGGAGATGGTGCTCGAACTCTGCCACGCAGAGCTCGAGAGCGCAGTGCAGGCTAGCTACGCCTTCTAG
- a CDS encoding polyhydroxyalkanoate synthesis regulator DNA-binding domain-containing protein yields the protein MSDLEEREPGAVERRVIKRYSNRKLYDTKDSRYVTLLQIADMVRAGEDVQIIDNASKEDKTDVTLALIISEELKARPRGIPLPTLKALIRHRGEKLLSSLRETPIGRLMNKEAVEEEEEETIAIPPPLEEALSQNKEAGQKGLRATLESWQHQIDERIRTVLPNFSAFRELQAEVRRVAERLDEIEKRLDDSGQKKE from the coding sequence ATGTCCGATCTGGAGGAGCGAGAGCCGGGCGCCGTCGAGCGGCGGGTCATCAAGCGGTATTCCAACCGCAAGCTCTACGACACCAAGGACAGCCGATACGTCACCCTGCTGCAGATCGCAGACATGGTGCGGGCCGGCGAGGACGTGCAGATCATCGACAACGCGAGCAAGGAGGACAAGACCGATGTCACCCTCGCGCTGATCATCTCCGAGGAGCTCAAGGCCCGACCCCGCGGCATTCCGCTGCCTACCCTCAAGGCCCTGATTCGCCACCGCGGCGAGAAGCTGCTTTCTTCCCTGCGAGAAACGCCCATCGGGCGACTCATGAACAAAGAAGCAGTGGAAGAAGAAGAAGAAGAGACCATCGCGATCCCGCCACCCCTGGAGGAAGCGTTGTCCCAGAACAAAGAAGCCGGCCAGAAGGGGCTCCGCGCGACCCTGGAATCCTGGCAGCACCAGATCGACGAACGTATCCGCACGGTATTGCCCAACTTTTCGGCGTTTCGCGAGCTGCAGGCGGAAGTCCGCCGAGTCGCAGAGCGCCTGGACGAGATTGAAAAGCGCCTGGATGATTCAGGACAAAAGAAGGAATAG
- a CDS encoding sigma-70 family RNA polymerase sigma factor, translated as MRPAAQPDDFERESLQHLGALLGVATRLTRNPVEAEDLVQDALVKAFRARDQFAPGTNMRAWLMRIVTNTFINRYRRGGLERAVLEGPDADPLADGWVSTTSMEALRDPEGQALRPVLEKEIQAALDELPEEFRLAVVLADVEELSYKEIGDIMGCPIGTVMSRLHRGRRLLKGRLYHQARAMGIVGPEEKVGSDNTVDLSSYRAKKKASGQ; from the coding sequence ATGAGACCTGCCGCCCAACCCGACGATTTCGAGCGAGAGTCGCTCCAGCACCTGGGCGCGCTGCTCGGAGTCGCCACGCGTCTGACCCGCAACCCGGTGGAGGCGGAGGACCTAGTACAGGACGCCTTGGTGAAGGCCTTCCGCGCCCGGGACCAGTTCGCGCCAGGAACGAACATGCGCGCCTGGTTGATGCGCATCGTCACCAATACCTTCATCAACCGCTACCGCAGAGGCGGTCTCGAGCGTGCGGTGCTGGAGGGCCCCGACGCCGATCCCCTGGCGGACGGTTGGGTGAGCACGACCAGCATGGAGGCCTTGCGGGATCCCGAAGGACAGGCTTTGCGCCCGGTTTTGGAGAAAGAGATCCAAGCCGCCCTCGACGAATTGCCCGAAGAGTTTCGGCTGGCAGTCGTGCTCGCCGACGTGGAGGAGCTTTCCTACAAGGAAATTGGCGATATCATGGGCTGCCCGATCGGAACGGTGATGTCGCGTTTGCACCGCGGCCGCCGCTTGCTCAAAGGCCGGCTCTATCATCAGGCCCGCGCCATGGGCATCGTCGGCCCTGAAGAAAAAGTAGGAAGCGACAACACCGTGGATCTTTCGAGCTATCGCGCCAAGAAGAAAGCGAGCGGCCAGTGA